From a region of the Kwoniella mangroviensis CBS 8507 chromosome 1 map unlocalized Ctg01, whole genome shotgun sequence genome:
- a CDS encoding methionine-tRNA ligase — MSGQNIRQADGLLMNVHDPSKGPVLPKDGERNVLITSALPYVNNVPHLGNIIGSTLSADVFARYSRTLNVPTLYICGTDEYGTATETKALEEGVSPLELCTKFHLLHTEIYKWFELSFDKWGRTSTPEHTQITQQVYLDLHKNGFFKLETADQTYCEDDNLFLADRFVEGTCPQCGYDDARGDQCDKCGLTYSSPTELKNPRCKRNKTHKVSVRPSTHACMRLDLLQPKLEDWMQKARVKGKWGSNAVITDKGEIVEPRMLGEGLRPSAVTRDLKWGVEVPKTGDAEEDKAMEGKVIYVWFDAPIGYPSITATYTDQWEKWWKNPDNVELYQFMGKDNVYFHTVLFPSMLIGTGQPWTMLHDISSTQYLNYEDTKFSKSRNIGVFGNNARETGQPPSVWRYYLLSQRPENSDSSFLWSSFIAANNNELLANLGNFVNRVVKFVNAKYDSVVPGPEGLAGGDFVPESNPSTPAAQLDADFVNDVNTKLTEFRASMDETKLRNGLSVAMSLSARGNQYLQDNSLDNALLANQPERCAQVLLNAINLIYLLSVTFHPFMPSTTEGMLRQLNAPARSLPTKFSIDILPGHKLGKAEYLFKKIENVNGAQEKAWQKQFGGDSVVADKVDPAGPGGHPEGGKVPNVKDVNVDKKAAHLAKQAEIAKIKRAAAKEAEKNKTPEEKELESKIESQGKIVAMIKKGVQTGNADEELAKAKELKAELAELRKKLKEASISN, encoded by the exons ATGAGTGGCCAGAATATCCGTCAAGCTGACGGTTTACTCATGAACGTCCATGATCCTTCGAAAGGACCAGT ACTTCctaaagatggtgaaagaaATGTTTTGATCACTTCGGCATTGCCTT ATGTTAACAACGTACCGCATCTGGGAAATATCATTGG ATCAACACTCTCGGCAGACGTTTTTGCCCGTTATTCACGAACGTTGAACGTCCCTACTCTCTAT ATCTGTGGTACGGATGAGTATGGTACTGCTACTGAAacgaag GCATTGGAAGAAGGCGTTTCACCTTTGGAATTATGTACGAAATTCCACTTGCTCCATACCGAAATCTACAA ATGGTTTGAGTTGAGTTTCGATAAATGGGGAAGAACCTCGACACCTGAGCATACCCA AATCACTCAGCAAGTGTACTTGGACCTTCACAAGAACGGATTCTTCAAGCTTGAGACAGCCGACCAGACATACTGTGAAGACGATAATCTGTTCTTAGCTGATCGATTTGTGGAAGGTACTTGTCCTCAGTGCGGTTATGAC GACGCAAGAGGAGATCAATGTGATAAATGTGGACTTACCTACTCTTCACCTACCGAATTAAAGAACCCAAGATGTAAACGAAATAAGACCCACAAAGTATCAGTCCGACCTTCCACGCATGCCTGTATGCGATTAGACCTGTTGCAACCtaaattggaagattggatgcAGAAAGCTAGAGTCAAGGGTAAATGGGGTAGTAATGCGGTTATCACCGATAAAGGTGAAATCGTCGAACCTAGAATGTTGGGTGAGGGTCTCAGACCTAGTGCTGTCACAAGAGATTTGAAGTGGGGTGTGGAAGTGCCTAAGACTGGTGATGCGGAGGAAGATAAGGCTATGGAAGGAAAGGTTATCT ACGTTTGG TTTGACGCTCCTATTGGTTATCCCTCCATCACAGCTACTTACACTGATCAATGGGAGAAATGGTGGAAAAACCCCGATAACGTGGAATTGTACCAATTCATGGGTAAAGATA ACGTCTACTTTCACACCGttcttttcccttctatGCTCATCGGTACCGGTCAACCATGGACCATGTTGCACGATATCTCCAGTACTC aataCCTGAACTACGAAGATACCAAGTTCAGTAAGAGTAGGAATATTGG TGTATTCGGTAACAACGCCCGAGAGACTGGTCAACCCCCTTCAGTATGGCGATACTACCTTCTTTCGCAGAGACCCGAAAACAGTGATTCCTCCTTCCTTTGGTCCAGTTTCATTGCTGCCAACAACAACGAGTTATTAGCTAACTTGGGTAACTTTGTCAACCGA GTTGTAAAATTCGTCAATGCCAAATACGATTCCGTTGTGCCTGGTCCAGAGGGTCTCGCCGGTGGTGATTTCGTACCCGAATCCAACCCATCAACTCCAGCTGCTCAGCTAGACGCCGATTTCGTCAACGACGTCAACACCAAATTGACTGAATTCCGAGCGAGCATGGACGAAACCAAATTACGAAACGGTCTAAGCGTTGCTATGTCATTATCTGCTCGAGGTAACCAGTACCTTCAGGATAACTCTTTAGATAATGCGCTATTGGCGAACCAACCCGAGCGATGTGCTCAAGTGTTACTTAATGCTATCAATTTAATTTACCTCTTATCCGTCACCTTCCACCCCTTCATGCCCAGTACTACCGAAGGTATGCTGCGACAGCTTAATGCACCTGCCCGTTCATTACCTACCAAATTCTCTATCGATATCTTACCCGGACATAAGCTGGGCAAAGCCGAATATCTAttcaagaagattgagaacGTGAATGGAGCTCAGGAAAAGGCATGGCAGAAACAGTTTGGAGGAGATTCAGTCGTAGCTGATAAGGTCGACCCGGCAGGACCAGGTGGACATCCCGAAGGAGGAAAAGTTCCTAATGTAAAAGATGTCAACGTAGATAAGAAAGCTGCTCACTTAGCCAAACAGGCTGAAATtgccaagatcaagagagcCGCAgctaaagaagctgaaaagaACAAGACAcctgaagagaaggaattggaaagtaAGATTGAATCTCAAGGAAAAATCGTTGCtatgatcaagaagggtgTACAAACTGGTAATGCGGATGAGGAATTGGCTAAAGCAAAGGAATTGAAAGCTGAATTGGCAgagttgagaaagaagttgaaagaggcTAGTATTTCGAATTAA